The sequence ATGCCAGGAAATACTCTTGTTGCGAATAACTTTCAGAATAGGCATAAATAAATTTTCCCGATTTTTTAAATGCTTCGAGGGCATTTCTTACTTCAAGTACTGTTGCAGAACCTGCGCGCATATTTTTTACGTATAAATAAATACCCTTAATGTTTTTATCAGACGCTGCTGCTTCAATTGTTTTGATCATGGTATTTAAGGCAAGACCTCCGCCTCCGCCAAACTCACTCATACCGCCAAAATCTTTAAAAGGATTTTGTTTTTCACGTTCTGCTATCTCGCCATCGAGCACAAGTTTTAAAATAGAGTTGGTCTTGGTTTCAGTTACTTCGTCTTTATCTTTAGAATCAGTAAAACTTGACTTAACTGCCGCTATGGTTATAAAAATGGCGAGAACTGTGGCAATCACAATCCCTAAAATTGATCCGAAAAATGCTCCGAAAAACTGTTTCATAATGTTGTTGTTTCTTAATTTGTAAAAAGTGTACCCCTTATCGCTGCAAGAAAAGGTTAGTTCATAGTTTATTCTTTATTAGTAATTATCAGCCATACGGGCTAATGTTTATATTTGTAACGGTTGTAAAATTAAAAATATAAATGATTGTTTTTGGAAAGATAGTATGAATGTGGTTTTTTTAGGTTTAGGCGGAAACATTGGCAACCGTATGGAAAATCTCGTGAATGCAAGAGAAGCCTTAAGTAAAAAATGCGGCACAATTGTTAAAGTTTCTGGCGTATATGAAACCGAAGCCTGGGGCTCGAATTCTAAAAACAATTATCTTAACCAGGTGGTGAAAATGGAAACTTCACTTACGGTTCAGGAATTACTTGAGAGAATTCTTAGTGTAGAATCAGAATTAGGACGCGTTCGCACGGAGAAACAAAACTCCGACAGAACGATGGATATAGATATACTCTTCTATAATTCAGAAATTATCAATCTTGATCATCTTCATATACCGCATCCACGCCTGCATTTGCGCAAATTCGTTTTAATTCCCTTATGTGATATTGAAGCCGACTATATTCATCCATTACTTAAAAAAACGCTGATAGAACTTTTGAAAAATTGCGAGGATAAGCTCAAAGTAAGTGCTGTAGGTTCCGTTTAAGCTTTTTTTACCCGGGTTTAAAAACTTCTATGCAAGCATAGCTTTTTTTTTTGAAAACTTGATAAAAGATAATTTTGGCCAAACAAGCTAAAACTTATACATTTAGCACATTCGTAATGAAAAAAATCTACTTATTACTTCTCACCGTTTGTTCTAGTTTAATTTCCAATAGTCAGATAACCCTGGTTGGACATACGCTGCTAAATAATTCAGCAGTAAAACAAGTGCAAATCAGTGTAAAAACTGAGGGAGTAATCACCAAGACTCTGAATACACAATCAAAATCGGATTTTAAACTAGAGCTCGACTACGGAAAGATATACGATATCTATTTTCAAAATCCCAGGAGTCCGGTAATGTACATGCGGGTGGTTGCGAATACGATTCCGGTAGAAAAGTACGAGTACAGGATGGGTTACGAGCTCAACATTCCTTTTGTATACAAGACAGATGAAGATGTAGATACCACTGTATTTAAAAACCCGTTCTTCCGGGTTATTTTTAATGGCAGTAAAAAAATGGTGGATGACACTGCCTACAACACCGCTTTTGCGAAAACGGTAATTGTAAAACCGTCAAAAAGAAATGATCCTGCAGTGGTGTCATCCGGTAATAACGACAGTGTTAAAATAACCCCTGTTAAGTCTGTTGAGGTGCAGGCAATTGTTGCCGGAAAAGTTATTCTTAATTGCAATCCACAATTAACGGTCAAAAACAAGCCCATTTCCCTTTACAATAAAAGCGGTGAACTGGTTAAATCAACTTATACCAATCGTTTCGGAGCTTTTTCTTTTTCGGGAATAGCAGCCATGGATGTCTCTAAAATTGTTATGGATATTAAGGATATTTCTGCTGATAATTCTTTATACCTGGTAACCTCTAAGAATGCCTCGGTGGCCATTTCGAAACCAATGGATGGATATTGTGAATGGAAAATTAAAACTACGGAACTTATAAAATTAGTAGACAATCACTTTACAAGTAATATTGGAGGAAAACTTATATCCTCTAAACCAAAGGAAAAAAAGTTCTATGCAAAAAAAGAAGTTTACCTTTTGAATGAATACAATACTATTATAAGAAAGACGACAACCAATTTATTCGGGACATTTGTATTTGAAGATATTCGTCCTGATCATCGTTATTTTATTGGTATTGACGCCAGCAATATTGCCGGTGAAAAAGTAGATCTTTTAAGCAAGGAAGATAATTTTATTGGGACGCTCGATAGCCTGGCTGGTGGGAAGCGCGGGTTGAAAATTATGAGTAATTATAATACTGCCTTCAACGACCTTTCGGTGGGTGACGATGAAATGAAAATGGACGTAAAGGCGACTATTTACGGTGACAATGTAAACACGCCCATTGGGAAGCTAAAAATCATTTTATTGAATGATAAATATGAGGTGATCGACAGTACTGTAACGGACGATTTTGGAACTTTTAAATTTAAGTACCTTCCCTTCTTAAAACGTTTTTATTTAAGTGCCGAAAATACCGACAACATTCTGGACGTATTTAAGGACATAATTATTTACAGCAACGACGATAACCTTATTAAAATAATGACCCATCAGAAAGGTTCCAAATTCTCTTACAAGCCCGTTAATGCAGAGCTATCGAGCATGCGTGACCTGGAACTGGAAGATCCTTGGCTGGAATTTGTGGATGCAAAAAAACCAGGAACCGGTCAAAAAAGAAGTTTAACCGAAGCACCAAAATCAATTGTAGAAAACATTTTGTTTGAAACCGGAAAATATAGTATTACACCGCAGTCAAAGGAAATTCTTGATAAAATTATCCTGGTTTTAAATAGCAACAAACAACTTAAACTGGAAGTGGGCGCTCATACGGATAGCAAAGGGAATGAGGCATCTAATTTGCAACTTAGCCGATTGCGGGCAAAAACAGTTCAGGATTATATTACAAAATCGGGAATTGATATAAAACGTATTATTTCAAAAGGCTATGGAGAAACAAAACTCCTTAACAATTGCAAAGATAACCAACCTTGCAGTGAGCTGGAACATGCACAAAACAGAAGAATAGAATTTAAAATACTTGGAGAATAAAATGAAGACTACTGAAATTAACTTTACGGTTACTGTTGATGAAAATAATTTACCACACTCAATTAAATGGAGTGCTCCCGACACGGGAGAAGCAAGCGAGTGTAATAGCTTAATGATTGCTTTGTGGGATAAAAAAGAAAATAACACCCTGAGAATAGATCTTTGGACTAAGGACATGATGGTAGATGAAATGAAAAAATTCTTTCATCAAAATGTTATGACACTTACAGACACTTATGTGCGTGCTACGGGCGATGACGCTACGGCAAAAAAAGTAAAACAATTTTTTGGTGAGATTGGTAAAGACATCGGGGTATTAAAATAAGCCCTACTCTTTTTTAAACTTCCTTTGAATTTTCGAAGAAACTGAAGTTTACATTGCCATAATTTCTAAGCTTTGTAAAACCCTGCAGACCTTCCAGTTTGGTTCTTTGACCGTGCTCGATGATCAGCATACCATTTTCTTTTAACAAACCACGTTCAAAAACGAGTTTGTGAATGTTTGGAATTTCAGGAAGATCGTAAGGCGGATCGGCAAAAATCAAATCAAATTTCGAGGTAGAATTCTTTAGAAAATCAAACACGTCATTTTTAAGGGCGTTGATATTAAAATTCAGTTCTTTACTTGTTGCCCTTAAAAAACCGGCACATTTAAAATGTTTATCTACTGCTACAATCTCTTTAGCTCCGCGGGAAGCAAATTCTAAAGAAATATGTCCAGTACCGCTAAACAAATCAAGCACCGTTAGCTCTTCGAAATCAACCTTATTTGTCAGAATATTGAAGAGTCCCTCTTTTGCGAAATCGGTAGTAGGTCGCACCGGTAGATCTTTGGCTACTTTAATAACTTTGCCTTTGTGGGTGCCTCCTATAATTCGCATAAATGTTGATTTAGTAAAGTAAAATAATAATGTTGAGGCATTGAAGCTAGTTCTCCGTTTAATTTCACAGAAGCGTCACTTACACAAAACTCGACCTGCCTGATGTATTTTTTCAAGCTTTGTATAACAGAGTCGTTGGCATTTCTTTCTGCGGCAACCGACAGTCTTACGTGAAGCGGATTTAAATTAAACTGCTCCATCATAAATAAAACATAATAGAGTATATCTTCATTATTCTCGAAGGCAAACACGTTATAAAATAAGACTTCTGTTTTGTCTTTGGCGGCGAGCTCTATAAAGCCATCGCCAATATTCAGATATAAATTGGCATTTTTTAAAGAATGCTGGCTAAAAAACAAGGACATGCTTACAGCGCCCTGGTGTCTTAACGAAGCATTCGGAAAAGTCTTTTCAAAATAATTCAGCAGATCGGATTCAACAGTAAAACAAAAATTAATGTTTTTAACCGAGTGTTTTAATGAGCGCTTTACAAGTTCAACACCGGTCGCAAAATGCAAGATCGGTTTAATATCTTCCACTTGTGAAAAAGCCTCAGGAAGCATTGTAAAATCTGTATTGAGAAAACTAACATTTACTCTTTCGAATTTTTTCTGATGCAGCAAATAATTGTTGACGAGAAAAGAAATTTTATCGGTCAGATCAAACGTAGTATTTGCCAGGTGCGTAATTTCGACATGGCATAATTCTATTACATTTTTAAAATTCTGAGTAGAGATGGCATATACAAAAGAAGCGGGACCTATCAGGATGGATAGGCTTAACACTTCACCATTTGCCGGTTTTTCGCTGTAATAGTGCTTTGTTATATATGCCTCGCTGGTCATAAGAAACAAAGCTAACACATTCTTAAATTAAAAAACAATTTATTTAAGAAATCGCTGTATTAAGATGATTTGTTCTTTTATTTTTTTCGGTCACGACCTTTATACTGCTTAATTCTGACTATTTTTGAAAAGACAAATGCTTAGAAAAGACCCTGTTCAGGATTTTAAAAACCTTATTCCCACTTACCTGCCATTTTCGCCAAATGGAGATCAGTTGGAGGCTATTGATAAGATCTCTGATTTTATTTTTAACCGTGACGACCGGAGTGTTTTTATTTTAAAGGGATATGCCGGTACCGGAAAGACCAATCTCATTTCAGCATTTACAAAAGCTTTACCCGTTATAAAATGGCGCAGTGTGCTGCTTGCTCCCACCGGGCGGGCGGCAAAAGTATTGAGTGCCTATTCGCAAAGGCAGGCACAAACTATACATAAAAAAATATTCAGGAAACAGATGGATGCTAATGGCAGTGTTTTGTTTTCTTTGGCTGATAACCTTCACCGCAACACGCTTTTTATAGTGGATGAAGCTTCGATGATAAGTGCCGATTCGGGAGGAGAAAGTCTTTTTAATAGTTTACTTGAAAATCTTTTCGAATACATTTACAGTGGAGATAATTGTAAACTGATTCTTATTGGAGATACAGCGCAGTTGCCACCCGTAGGGAGTAATGAAAGTCCGGCTCTGAATCGCGAGTATCTTAAAAATGCTTTTTACCTGAACATTCATTTTTTTGAGTTGAAAGAAGTGGCCCGTCAAAGGTTGGAAAGCGGCATCTTATTGAATGCTACCAATTTGCGTACAACTATAGACGCAGAACAATTCGAAGTGCCGAAACTACAGTGTACCTCTGATGTGGTACGACTTTCGGGAGAAGACCTGGAGGATACACTTAATTCGTGCCTTTCGAATTACGGGGAAGAGAATGTGGTTATTATTACAAGGAGTAACAAAAGGGCCAATTTATTTAATCAGAGTTTCAGGAATCGTATAAAATTGTATGAGGAAGATCTGGTGGCTGGCGATAAAATCATGATCGTTAAAAACAATTATTTTTGGTTACCCGAAAATAATGGGGAGGCTGGTTTTATTGCTAACGGAGATATGGCGGAGATCACAAGAATTATAAATCGCGAAGAACTATACGGTTTTCACTTTTGTGAATGTGTTATAAAATTTGTGGACTATCCTAATTTGGCTGAGCAACAGGTTAAACTTCTGACCGACAGTTTATACACCGATAATCCAGCCTTACTACCTGAAGATCAACGCAGATTGTATGAAGCTGTTTTAGAAGATGTGAGTGATGAGCCAATAAAAGGAGTTAGAATGTCTTACTTAAAAAAGAGTCCTTATTATAATGCTCTTCAGGTAAAATTCAGTTATGCAATAACCTGCCATAAATCACAAGGCGGACAATGGCCTGTTGTATTTATAGATCAAGGATTTTTAAAAGATGAGAATGTTGACCATGGATTTACAAGATGGCTTTACACAGCCATAACAAGGGCTACAGAGAGAATCTACCTCATAAATTTCAATGAACATTTTTTTTCATAAAGCATTAATTATTAACTCTTTAATGTTTATTAATAAATCAATTTATTTTTTAGTCTGCCTCTAAAACCTTATTTTTGCTGGATGCGGACCGTATTTTAATAGATGGAAAGACTTTTTATTTTATTCTTATTTTCATTATTCTGTTATGCTTCTGAGGCTCAAAGCTTTATGCGTCCTAACGAGTGGAAGAAATATAAACGGGAACTTTTTATTTCTGCCGGCACTTCTAATTTCTTAGGAGACCTTGGCGGGCAGAAAGGAAATGGTAAAGATTATAGTCCGGCCGATTTAAATTTCAGTCAAAGCCGCACAGCCTTTTCTGTAGGCGCGAGGTATAAATTAAAACGTTCGGTGAATGTGGTTGGTAAATTCAGTTATCTGAATGTAAAAGGTGATGACGCTAAAACCGACAATCCAGTTAGAAATAACCGGAACTTAAATTTTAAATCGAATATTTTTGAATTATCCGGCCGACTTGAGTTTGGTTATCAAAGTACAAAAAGAGGGAGCAGTCGTTACGGGGTTCGCAGAAATTACGGGCGTATGAAAAACATTACCCATAATCTTTATGGTTTTGCCGGTCTGGGTGCATTTTATTTTAATCCAAAAGGAAGAACCGCTGATGGAGAATGGGTAGAATTAAGACCTCTGGGTACGGAAGGTCAGGGGCTTCCAGGGGGACCGAAACAATACTCTAATTTCAGCATGAATATTTTGGCTGGAGCATATTATAAACTAACGCTGAATAAAGTCTGGTCGTTCGGGATTGAATTTTGTTACCGTAAAACCTTTACTGATTATATTGACGATGTTGGCGGGCGTTATTACGACCGCGCAGCATTAGAAGCCAAGAACAGTTTAACGGCAGAGATGGCCGATCCGAGTAAGGGAAGACTTCTTCCTCCTGGTGAAGACAATCCTTTTTATACAGCTACGGAACCCAATGCTGACGGATCGGGTGCTCAGCGTGGCGATACTCAGAAAGACACATACATGAGTCTTGAGTTAACTGTGGGCTACACCTTTAAGAAAGCCCGTAAATCTGCTCGTTTAAGAAGTAAATTCTAATTTATTCGGAAGACTCTTTAGTAGGTTCTCCATTTTTTTGATGCGGTTTTGCGCTGGCTATTTCCGGTAACTTTAAATCCTAAAATGTCCGAAAAAAACACCAGTCTGCAATGCATGTGTTTGCAGGATGATGACGAATATGAAATCCAGGCAGGCTTTGTTTCTAAAGAATTCTACAGATGAATACAGTTTAACATGAGACTTGATGGCATAAAAAAACCTCAGACAGATGTGTCTGAGGTTTTTTATTAAGTTTATTTAAATTATTTCTTAGCCGGAGCAGCTTTTGCAGCTGCAGCAGGAGCTGCAGATTTAGCTGGAGCAGCTTTAGCAGGCTCTTCCACTACCACGTTACGAGTTGTATCAACACTAACGATAGAAATATTTTTTGGATGCAATAAAGTGATGCCATCAATATTGATGTCACCGGCAGAGATAGATTTTCCGATAGCCAGTTTTTCGATGCTTAAGTCGATATACTCTGGTAATTTAGAGATAAGACCTCTTACTTTTAACTTACGCAATTTCAAAGTTAATTTACCACCCGCTTTCACACCTTCAGATGTTCCGCTTGTTTTAACTGGTAAATGAACTGTTACAGGTTTGTCTTCGTTAACCTGTAAAAAGTCAGCATGAATTAATTTGTCGTTAATTCTGTGGTATTGTGCTTCCTGAAGAATTGTTTTGTAAGTTTTTCCACCTACTTCAACATTTACGAGATTTGTTTCAGGAGTAAAGATAATATCTTTAAAATGACGGATATCGGCGCTAAAGTGAATTTGCTCACCTGCTCCATAAATTACACATGGAACTAAACCTTTAAGTCTTAATGCTGCCGCATCTACTTTCCCTACGTTCGCTCTTGGCGAACCGCTCAATGATACTGTTTTCATTTTGTTTTTTTTTTGTTTGTTTTTAAATTGTAAAATGGAATTACGCCGAAGGCTTCATTGCATTTTTGTTTGTTTGTTATAAAATAAAATTGCTACTTATTGATTCGTAATTATGGACGCTGTTAATCACTTTTGCGAATAATGGCGCTACACTTAATACTTTAATTTTAGAACTTTCATGTGATAAAGGAATAGTGTCGGTTACGATCAACTCCTGCAGACTTGATTTCTCGATGTTCTCGTAAGCTTTACCAGATAAAACCGGGTGTGTGCAAATGGCTCTAACACTTAATGCACCGCGATCCAACATCATTTCAGCTGCTTTACAAAGTGTTCCACCTGTATCAACCAGGTCGTCTACTAAAATAATATTTCTGCCTTCAATTTCACCAATGGCGGTCATGCTTTCTACCACATTGGCTTTTGCGCGTTGCTTGTAACAAATTACCATTTCCGCTTTTAAATGTTTGGCGTATCCGTTGGCACGTTTACTTCCACCCATATCTGGAGCTGCGATGGTAAGGTTATCGAGTTTTAATGATTCTATGTAAGGTAAAAAGATAGTGGAGGCATAAAGGTGATCTACAGGCACGTTAAAGAAACCCTGGATCTGATCAGCATGAAGGTCCATAGTCATAACTCTGGTTGCTCCGGCTACAGCCAGCATATCGGCCACTAATTTAGCGCCAATAGCCACACGTGGTTTATCTTTACGATCCTGGCGTGCGTATCCAAAATAGGGAAGCACGGCTACAATATGCCTGGCACTTGCGCGCTTTGCTGCATCTATGAGCAAAAGCATTTCCATTAAATTGTCTGCCGGGGGCATTGTACTTTGAATTACAAAAACACTTTGGCCACGGATACTTTCTTCGTATGAAGCCTGTAATTCTCCGTCACTAAAGCGATAATGCTCAACTTTGCCTAAAGGCTGACCATAAGCATTAGCTATTTTTGCAGCTAAGGCTTCGGTGGCAATTCCTGAAAATAATTTTACCTGTGATTCCATTTTTTTAAGGATGGCAAATATAGGGATTTTTTGTGGTTTTACGGCTAAAGAGGCTAAAAAAAGACTTTCTTTTTAAAAAATCCATAAACTCAAACCTTTATTACAGAGATAACATTCTATTAACCTAAACCGGTGAGTGTTATATTTTGGCTTTTAATAACAAATGGGTCAATCTAAATTCTATTTATGACCGTAAATGCATACAAATAACCAAAACTTAAAACCAAATATTATGAAAATCATCAAAACACTTGCATTAGTAGCTTTCGCTTCTTTATTATCTGTAAACAGCTTAAGCGCACAAAGTATGTCAGGAGAAAAAACAGTAGAAGTTGGTGGTGCAGCCATGTACCCTTCTAAAAACATTATTGAAAACGCTGTTAACTCTAAAGATCACACCACTTTAGTAGCTGCCGTTAAAGCTGCAGGTTTAGTTGAAACTTTACAAGGTGCAGGTCCTTTTACTGTGTTTGCTCCAACTAACGCAGCTTTCGATAAATTACCAAAAGGTACAGTAGAAACTTTGGTTAAGCCTGAAAACAAAACTATGCTTACAAACATTTTAACTTACCATGTAGTTTCAGGTAAATTAGATTCGAAAGCTTTATCAGAAATGATTAAAAAAGGAAACGGGAAAGCAGAACTTAAAACCGTTAACGGTGATATGCTTACTGTATCTATGAAAGGAAACAAAGTTGTTTTAACGGATGCAAAGGGCGGAATGTCTACTGTAACTATTAAAGACGTTTACCAAAGTAATGGTGTTATTCATGTAATAGACACAGTTGTAATGCCGAAATAAGTAGTGGCATGACATACTAAATAAAAACCCCTGGTAATTTCCAGGGGTTTTTTATTTATAAGGTTTTGGTTTTTACCAGGAATTTCTGTCTCTCACATTTGGACGTTGGTGATTAGTATCTGTTTCGCCGTATTGATCTGTTTGACTTTTTCTGTTGCCTGTTTTTCCTGAATATTTTTCGTGATCGCCGTAAGACGATGATTGTCCATAAGAAGGATAACTTTCGTAATACCCATAATTTCCTTTGCTACGGTCGGCATCTTCCCTACCCCAGCTATAACGGTCATCTTCGCGCGAACGGTTATTTTCTCTGTCATAATCGTTATCGTGACGGTAAGTGTAACCACGTTCATCGCGACGGGAATAATTTTCTGAAGGATCGTAATTGCGTTCGCCGTAAGACGTTGTATAATCGCTGGCATTGCGGCCATTGTAGCCTTCGTTGTCCGAGTCACGGTTCTCGTTATAACTTCCATTATTCGTATTTCGGTTATTACGGGAAGAATATTCTGATTGTGAACGGTAAGAATTATCGTAATTGTTACGGGAAGTTTCGGGTTCACGATCCTGTGGCCATTGGCGTGAGTTATTCATAGTGTAACGGTCGTTGTAGGATTGTGAACCGGAATCGTAGCGCCCCGAGCGGTCGTAATTATTTTCTGAGCCGTAACCACCGCTACTTCTGAATGTGTAAGAATCATTATCGCGGCGGGTATCGCTGTTGTATGAATTCCTATTGGAATTATCGCCGCCAAAATTACTGGATCCATATCCATAACGGCGGTTATCTTCCGGGAAACCATCATTATAATTATTTTGGTTTGTGGAACGGTTGTAATCGTTATAATTTGATTCACGATTACTTGTGTTTTGCCTGTGATCGGAGTTATCGTTATTACGATTACCACGGTAAGTGTTTTGTGATTTCATGATTTAAGTTTTAAAACGTTAGATAAAAGACCATGAAAAGCCAATGCCAGCCTAGAAAGTTGTCACAGCGCGATAATTGGAGAAAAAATTACGCATCCGAAATCTTTCGTCAACAAGTTAATAAGATATTCCTAAGACTTCTGACTACCTGGTTGGCACATTTTTGAGGGAATTGCTGCTGAAAGTTTTCGGGTAAAATTTCAAGCTGCTTAAGACAATCTTCGATTACAGGCACACTCTTGAATTATACTATTTCCTCCTTTAACCGTCTGAAAACCAGTTTTAACAACATATTACTATAAAATATAGCAAATAATAACTATAAATTATAACTAACTTCACAAAACTAAATTCCAGGAAATGAAACGCGCGGTTGATCAGTCGGTAATAGAATCTTTGCAAAAACAGATTTTGAATTTGCAAGGCCATAGGCAACAAAGCGACGAGCCCTTACAAAAAAGTGGGTTGGGACTTCTTGAATCGGCTTTCCCAAATAAAGTATTTCCGAGAGCAGCTATACATGAACTTATTAGTTATAATTCGGAAGATGCTGCTTGTACCAGTGGTTTTCTGGCCATCATTTTAAGTCAGTTGATGCAAACAGGAGGTTCGTGTTTATGGATAAGCACAGTACCGCGTCGCAGCATCTTCCCTCCAGCTTTAAAATCTTTTGGTGTTGACCCTGAAAGGATTTTATTTGTTGACGCTAAAAGACCTAAAGACACCTTGTGGGCACTAGAAGAAGCGCTAAAATGCAATGCCTTACCTGTTGTGGTTGGCGAACTCAATGAACTGAGCTTTAATGACTCTCGTCGCTTACAATTGGCTGTAGAACGCAGTCAGGTGACAGGCTTTATTCATCGCTTCAGGCCTAAATCGGTAAATGCAGTTGCTTGTGTATCGCGTTGGAAAATTACCGCCCTTGCCAGCTGGTTACCCGACAGTCCAGGCATTGGCTTTCCCCGATGGAATATAGAATTATTAAA is a genomic window of Sphingobacteriaceae bacterium containing:
- a CDS encoding fasciclin, producing MKTLALVAFASLLSVNSLSAQSMSGEKTVEVGGAAMYPSKNIIENAVNSKDHTTLVAAVKAAGLVETLQGAGPFTVFAPTNAAFDKLPKGTVETLVKPENKTMLTNILTYHVVSGKLDSKALSEMIKKGNGKAELKTVNGDMLTVSMKGNKVVLTDAKGGMSTVTIKDVYQSNGVIHVIDTVVMPK
- a CDS encoding ribose-phosphate pyrophosphokinase (catalyzes the formation of 5-phospho-alpha-D-ribose 1-phosphate from D-ribose 5-phosphate and ATP) — protein: MESQVKLFSGIATEALAAKIANAYGQPLGKVEHYRFSDGELQASYEESIRGQSVFVIQSTMPPADNLMEMLLLIDAAKRASARHIVAVLPYFGYARQDRKDKPRVAIGAKLVADMLAVAGATRVMTMDLHADQIQGFFNVPVDHLYASTIFLPYIESLKLDNLTIAAPDMGGSKRANGYAKHLKAEMVICYKQRAKANVVESMTAIGEIEGRNIILVDDLVDTGGTLCKAAEMMLDRGALSVRAICTHPVLSGKAYENIEKSSLQELIVTDTIPLSHESSKIKVLSVAPLFAKVINSVHNYESISSNFIL
- the gldC gene encoding gliding motility protein GldC gives rise to the protein MKTTEINFTVTVDENNLPHSIKWSAPDTGEASECNSLMIALWDKKENNTLRIDLWTKDMMVDEMKKFFHQNVMTLTDTYVRATGDDATAKKVKQFFGEIGKDIGVLK
- a CDS encoding 50S ribosomal protein L25; amino-acid sequence: MKTVSLSGSPRANVGKVDAAALRLKGLVPCVIYGAGEQIHFSADIRHFKDIIFTPETNLVNVEVGGKTYKTILQEAQYHRINDKLIHADFLQVNEDKPVTVHLPVKTSGTSEGVKAGGKLTLKLRKLKVRGLISKLPEYIDLSIEKLAIGKSISAGDINIDGITLLHPKNISIVSVDTTRNVVVEEPAKAAPAKSAAPAAAAKAAPAKK
- the folK gene encoding 2-amino-4-hydroxy-6-hydroxymethyldihydropteridine diphosphokinase — protein: MNVVFLGLGGNIGNRMENLVNAREALSKKCGTIVKVSGVYETEAWGSNSKNNYLNQVVKMETSLTVQELLERILSVESELGRVRTEKQNSDRTMDIDILFYNSEIINLDHLHIPHPRLHLRKFVLIPLCDIEADYIHPLLKKTLIELLKNCEDKLKVSAVGSV
- a CDS encoding 16S rRNA (guanine(966)-N(2))-methyltransferase RsmD, whose protein sequence is MRIIGGTHKGKVIKVAKDLPVRPTTDFAKEGLFNILTNKVDFEELTVLDLFSGTGHISLEFASRGAKEIVAVDKHFKCAGFLRATSKELNFNINALKNDVFDFLKNSTSKFDLIFADPPYDLPEIPNIHKLVFERGLLKENGMLIIEHGQRTKLEGLQGFTKLRNYGNVNFSFFENSKEV
- a CDS encoding ATP-dependent endonuclease codes for the protein MLRKDPVQDFKNLIPTYLPFSPNGDQLEAIDKISDFIFNRDDRSVFILKGYAGTGKTNLISAFTKALPVIKWRSVLLAPTGRAAKVLSAYSQRQAQTIHKKIFRKQMDANGSVLFSLADNLHRNTLFIVDEASMISADSGGESLFNSLLENLFEYIYSGDNCKLILIGDTAQLPPVGSNESPALNREYLKNAFYLNIHFFELKEVARQRLESGILLNATNLRTTIDAEQFEVPKLQCTSDVVRLSGEDLEDTLNSCLSNYGEENVVIITRSNKRANLFNQSFRNRIKLYEEDLVAGDKIMIVKNNYFWLPENNGEAGFIANGDMAEITRIINREELYGFHFCECVIKFVDYPNLAEQQVKLLTDSLYTDNPALLPEDQRRLYEAVLEDVSDEPIKGVRMSYLKKSPYYNALQVKFSYAITCHKSQGGQWPVVFIDQGFLKDENVDHGFTRWLYTAITRATERIYLINFNEHFFS